Genomic window (Streptomyces sp. TG1A-60):
AGCATGCCCGTCTTGACCGCCTGGACGCCGATGTCGTCGACGACACTGCGGTACTGGGCCCGCACCGCCTCCACCGGCAGCTCCCAAGCACCCTGCACGCCGAGGGAGTTCTGCGCGGTGACCGCGGTGACGACGCTCATGCCGTGCACACCGAGCGCGAGCATCGTCTTCAGGTCGGCCTGGATGCCGGCACCGCCGCCGGAGTCGGAGCCGGCCACGGTGAGCACCCTGGGTGGCGCGGTGCTCATGACTCGATGTCCCCGAAGTGGTCCCAGCCGCCCTTGCTCGTCCAGGGCGCCCCGTCCACGGTCACCTGAGGCAGCGCCGAGGGGTTGAGGACCTCGCCGATCACCTTCCACCGGGCGGGCAGCTTCACGTCCGGTGGGAAGGTCGCCACGATCGCGTGGTCCTCGCCGCCGGTCAGCACCCACTGGATCGGGTCGACGCCGACGGCCTGCCCGATGTCGTTCATCTGGGACGGGATGTCGATCGCGCCGGAGCGGATGTCGATCCGGCACTTGCTCGCCTCCGCGATGTGCCCCAGGTCGGCGATCAGCCCGTCGCTCACGTCGCACATCGCGGTCGCGCCGAGGTCGGCGGCGGCCGGGCCCGCGTGGTACGGCGGCTCGGGGCGACGATGGGCCTCCACGAAGGCGCGCGGCGAGCGGAAGCCCCGCGAGAGCACGGCGTACCCGGCGGCGGACCAGCCGAGCCAGCCGGTGACGGCCACGACGTCCCCGGGCTGCGCTCCGCCCCTGGTGACGGGCTCGTGGTTGCGCAGGTCACCGAGCGCGGTGATCGAGATCATGATGGTGTCACCGCGTACGACGTCACCGCCCACCACCGCCGCGCCGGCGACCTGGCATTCGTCCCGCAGTCCGTCCATCAGCTCGGTGGCCCAGGTCACCGGGAGTTCGGCGGGGGCAACCAGGCCGAGGAGCAGCGCGGTGGGTACGGCGCCCATGGCGGCGATGTCCGCGAGGTTCTGTGCGGCGGCCTTGCGCCCGACGTCGTACGCCGTGGACCAGTCGCGCCGGAAGTGCCGTCCCTCCAGGAGCAGGTCGGTGCTCGCCACGACCCTGCGGTCCGGCGCGGCCACCACGGCGGCGTCGTCGCCGGGCCCGACCCGGACCGCCGGGGTGGTGGTGAGCCGGGAGGTGAGCTCCCTGATGAGCCCGAACTCCCCCAGCTCTCCCACGGTGCCCTTCATCGTCGTATCGCCCCTTCTTGTGCCGCTTCCAGTGTGACTCGCGCCCGGTCGCGGGCCGTTCTCGTCCTCGGTACGGTCGAGTGGACCGTCAACTTCCGTCGTCCCCGACCCCCGGTGTGCGCGGCCCGGTCTTCGCGACTCTCCCCGTGGCGCGCGACGACGCGATACCGTGGCGTTCCTTTTCCCCACATGATCCTCGTGGCCGCCCTGGAGGTTCCGTGGTACAGGCGTACATCCTGATCCAGACGGAGGTCGGCAAAGCGTCGACCGTCGCCGACACGATCAGCAAGCTCCCCGGAGTCATCCAGGCCGAGGACGTGACGGGTCCGTACGACGTCATCGTGCGCGCCCAGGCCGACACCGTCGACGACCTCGGCCGGCTGGTGGTCGCGAAGGTCCAGCAAGTGGACGGGATCACCCGCACCCTGACCTGCCCGGTGGTGCACCTGTAGCCCCCGTCTACCCTTGGCCGGTGAACTCCTCGCGTCACCGGCACCCCGCTTGCCTCGGGCTGCCCGTCCTGGCCGTGTCGTTGATCGCCGTCGCAGGCTGCTCCTCAGCAGACGACGGCGGCTCGGCGGCGGTTCCCAGCCCGAGCCCGGACGCGGCCGTCACGAAGCTGTGCCGGAACCTGGATGAGTCACTGCCGAAGAAGGTCGACGGTGAGAGCCGCCGGGACCCCGAGCCCGCCTCCGCGCTGACGGCGGGCTGGGGCAGCCCGGCGATCATACTGCGCTGCGGTGTGGCCCAGCCGCCGAAGATGATCGACCCTGGGGTGGCCGAGGGCCGCGACGCCGACGCCGTGGCCGGCGCGGTGAACGGGGTCGACTGGCTGATGGAGAAGCGGGAGGACGGGTCATACCGCTTCACCACGGCCAATCGCTCCGCGTACGTGGAGGTCACGGTGTCTGAGGGAAGGGCCCGGGAGGACACCTCTGCGATCCTTGTGGGGCTTGCGCCCGCCATCAAGAAGGCGATCCCTGAGGGGATTGCTTCCTGAGGCGGTGCCTGGGGAGGCCGTCGGGAGGCCGCGGGCCGTGCGTGGCTGGTCGCGCCCACGCGGCGGAGCCTCACATCGATACAGCCCCGAGGCACCCCTTTCCTGGCCTTCGGCCCGTCAGGGGCACGGCTCAGCGAAGGCCTGTCGAGCGGCGCAACGCCGCCTGGATCAGGCGGTCCACCAGCTCCGGATACTCGATGCCGCTCGCCTTCCACATCGCCGGGTACATCGAGATCGGTGTGAATCCGGGCAGCGTGTTGATCTCGTTGATCACGAACTCGCCGTCCTCCGTGAGGAAGAAGTCCGCCCGGACCAGCCCTTCGCACGACGCCGCCTCGAACGCGTCCACGGCCAGGCGCCGCACCTCGGCGGTCTCGTCCGGGGTGAGCGGGGCAGGGACGAGGCCGGGGGTCGAGTCGATGTACTTGGCCTCGAAGTCGTAGTAGGCATGCGCCTCCGGCGGCGGGATCTCGGCCGGCACGGATGCCCGGGGGCCGTCGTCGAACTCCAGGACGCCGCACTCGATCTCCCGGCCGCGCAGGGCCGCCTCGACCAGGATCTTCGGGTCGTGCCGCTGGGCCTCGGCGATCGCCTCGTCGAGGCAGGCGAGGTCGTCGACCTTGGTGATACCGATGGAGGAGCCCGCGCGGGCCGGCTTCACGAAGAGGGGCCAGCCGTGCTCACCGGCGAGGTCGATGATCTTCTTGCGGGCGGCGGACTCGTCGAGCTGCCACTCGCGCGGCCGGATCACCACGTACGGGCCGACCTTGAGCCCGAAGGAGGTGAAGACCCGCTTCATGTACTCCTTGTCCTGGCCGACGGCCGAGGCGAGGACGCCCGAGCCGACGTAGGGGACGCCGGAGAGCTCCAGCATGCCCTGGAGGGTGCCGTCCTCGCCGTACGGGCCGTGCAGGACGGGGAAGACGACGTCGACCTCGCCGAGCGCCTTGGGCACCGATCCGGGCTCGCTGTAGACGACTTCGCGGTTGGCGGGGTCGACGGGGAGCACCACGCCGCCCTCCCGCGACTCGGCGAGTTCCTCGACGCTCGGGGTGCGGCGGTCGGTGATCGCCATGCGCTCCGGTTCGTCGGCGGTGAGAAACCAACTGCCATCCCGGGTGATGCCGATCGGCAGGACGTCGTACTTCGTCCGGTCGATGGCCCGCAGGACGGCGCCGGCCGTGACCACGGAGATCCCGTGTTCCGAGCTACGGCCGCCGAAGACGACGGCCACGCGCGGCTTGCGGGACGGCTGCTCAGGGCTCTGGGGAAGGTTCTCGCTGCTCATATCGCGTTGAGGGTACCCGTTGGTAGGGCGGCAGTCAGTGCCCACACGGTCGCTTTCGCTCAGCGTCGCTCGGGCTTGGCGCTGCGCGACATCAGCTCCTTGAGGGCGACGACGGGCGGCTTGCCCTCGTGGACGATGCCGACGACCGTCTCCGTGATGGGCATGTCGACGCCGTGCCGGCGCGCCAAGTCCAGCACGGACTCACAGGACTTGACGCCCTCGGCGGTCTGCTTGGTGACCGCGATGGTCTCCTGCAGGGTCATGCCCCTGCCGAGGTTGGTGCCGAAGGTGTGGTTGCGGGAGAGGGGCGAGGAGCAGGTCGCCACCAGGTCGCCGAGGCCCGCGAGTCCGGAGAAGGTGAGCGGGTCCGCGCCCATCGCGAGGCCGAGGCGGGTCGTCTCGGCGAGACCGCGTGTGATCAGCGATCCCTTGGCGTTGTCGCCGAGGCCCATGCCGTCCGCGATGCCGACGGCGAGGCCGATGACGTTCTTCACCGCGCCGCCCAGCTCGCAGCCGACCACGTCGGTGTTCGTGTACGGGCGGAAGTACGGGGTGTGGCAGGCGGTCTGGAGCCGCCGGGCGACGGCCTCGTCGGTGCAGGCGACCACGGAGGCGGCCGGCATGCGGGAGGCGATCTCGCGTGCCAGGTTGGGCCCGGTGACGACGGCGATGCGGTCCTGGCCGACCTTGGCGACGTCCTCGACGACCTCGCTCATCCGCATGGCGGAACCGAGTTCGACGCCTTTCATCAGCGAGACGAGGACGGTTCCGGGGGCCAACAGGCCGGCCCAGTCGGCGAGGTTGCCGCGCAGTGTCTGGGAGGGCACGGCGAGGACGGTGAAGTCGGCGTCGTCGGCGGCCTCGGCGGGGTCCGTGGTGGCCCGCAGGTTCTGCGGGAGCTCCACTCCGGGCAGGTAGCCCGGGTTGGTGCGGGTGGAGTTGACCGCGTCCGCGAGGTCCGGGCGCCGCCCCCACAGAACGGTGTCGCATCCCGCGTCGGCGAGCACCATGCCGAAGGCCGTGCCCCACGAACCGGTGCCGAAGACGGCCGCCTTGACCGGCTTGCTCACTTGCCCTGCCCCTCTTCCTGGTGTTCCGCTACCCGCTGGACCGTGCCGCGCTGCCGCTGCTTCTGATGGTGGACGACCGCCCGGGCGGTCCTGCGCCGCTGCTCGACCCGCTCCAGCTTCGGGTCGTACGGCGTCTCGGGCGCCTTCTCGCCGCGGATCTCCTCCAGCTGGCGGGTGACGGCGGCCATGATGACCTCCGTCGCGTCCTTCAGCAGGTCGGGCGTCATCTCCCGGTCGTAGAAGCGCGAGAGGTCGACCGGCGGGCCCGCGAGCACATGGTGGGTCTTGCGCGGCAGGAGGTTGGGCTTCCTGGCGTACGGCGGCAGCAGTTCGTTGGCGCCCCACTGGGCGACCGGGATCACCGGGCACCTGGTCTGCAGGGCGACCCGCGCGGCCCCGGTCTTGCCGGTCATGGGCCAGCCGTTCGGGTCGCGGGTGAGGGTGCCCTCGGGGTAGAAGGCGACGCACTCACCGCGCTCCACGGCGGCGATCGCGGCCCGGAAGGCGCTCAGCGCGTCGGTGCTCTCGCGGTAGACGGGGATCTGTCCGGTGCCGCGCATCGCGGCGCCCACGAATCCCCTGCTGAAAAGACCGCTCTTCGCGAGGAATCGCGGAACGCGGCCACTGTTGTACTGAAAGTGCGCGTACGCGAAGGGGTCCACATGCGAATTGTGGTTCACCGCGGTGATAAATCCGCCGTCGGCCGGAATGTTCTCCATTCCACGCCAGTCCCGCTTGATCAGAACCACCAGCGGCGGTTTGCACAGGACCGCTGCGAAGCGGTACCAGAACCCGATTCTGCGGCGGGACACTCGGACACCTTCCTCTACGGGGGCCAGGGGGCTCCTCGCCCGGGGAGCCGCACAAGTGTCGCCCCGGGTCGCCGGTCTGTCGAGAACACCGTACGCCCCGCCCTGCGGCCTTCCCTGGCGCCCGGGTGACAATGACCGCGACAAGAGAGGGACGGAACGCCCGTGCAGTGGACCCTGGTCGTACCCCTGAAACCCCTGGCGCGGGCCAAGAGCAGGCTCTCGGACACCGCCGCCGACGGGGTGCGCCCCGGCCTGGCCCTCGCCTTCGCCCAGGACACCGTGGCCGCGGCGCTGGCCGCGACGGCGGTCGGCGGTGTGGTGGTGGTCACGGACGATCCCCTCGCGGCCCGCGAGCTGGCCGCTCTGGGCGCCCGAACCGTCCCTGAGGACCCCCGCGACAGCCTCCGGGACGGCCTGAACGCCGCTCTGCGACACGGAACCGCCGTCACACGGGCGATACGCCCACGAAGCCCGGTGGCGGCCCTGAACGCCGATCTGCCCGCTCTGCGCCCGGAGGAACTGACCCGCGTCCTGAACGCCGCCGCCGCTTTCCCCCGCTCTTTCCTCCCGGACGCCGCCGGCACCGGCACCACCCTGCTCACCGCCGCCCCCGGCCGTGAGCTCTCCCCCGCCTTCGGCCCCGACTCCCGTCTGCGCCACCGCCGCTCCGGCGCCGTGGAACTCGCCCTCGACGCCGTCGACTCCGTACGCCAGGACGTCGACACCGGCGGCGATCTCCGCGCCGCCCTCGCCCTCGGCGTCGGCCCCCGTACGGCCGCCGCCGCCGCGCGCCTGCTGATCCCCGGCCAGTAGGCTGCGCCCATGCAGGCCACCGCGTACACCTACGATCCCGCCACCCGCACCGGCCGGGTCCTCCTGGACGACGGCACCCCGGTCCCCTTCGACGCCCCGGCCTTCGACGCGGGCGCCCTGCGCCTTCTCCGCCCCGGCCAACGCGTCCGCATCGAGACGGAGGGCGAGGGCGAGACCCTCCGGATCACCCTGATCACCCTGCAGACGTTCTGATCGCACCACGGCTCTGCGGAAGGCGGGCGGGCGCCCGGAACGCCGCGGGCCGGGCTCCGTCAACAGGAGCCCGGCCCGGCGCGTGTGCGTACCCAGCGCCCTACTACTGCTGGCGGGCGGCAGTCTTCTTCGCGGTCGTCTTGCGAGCCGTCGACTTCTTGGCCGGCGCCTTCTTCGCGGTGGCCTTCTTGGCCGGCGCACTCTTCGCCGCGGTCTTCTTCGCCGCAGCCGAAGTCTTCTTCGCCGTCGTCTTCTTGGCCGCCGCCGTCTTGCTGGTGGCCTTCTTCGCGGTCGACTTCTTCGCCGTGGTCTTCTTCGCGGCGGCCGTCGCCTTCTTCGCGGTGGCGGTCGTCTTGCGGGTGGTGGTCTTCTTCGCGGTCGACTTCTTGGCCGCCGCCTTCTTGACCGTCGCCGAAGCCCCACCGCTCAGGCTGCCCTTGGGTGCCTTCTTGACCGCGACCTCGCCACCACGGGGAAGTTTCTTCGAGCCGCTCACCAGGTCCTTGAAACCCTGGCCCGCACGGAAACGCGGCACGGAGGTCTTCTTGACCCGAACCCGCTCACCCGTCTGCGGGTTGCGGGCATAACGGGCCGGCCGGTCGACCTTCTCGAACGAACCGAAGCCGGTGACCGACACCCGGTCCCCGGCGACCACCGCACGGACGATGGCGTCCAGGACAGCGTCGACCGCGTCGGCGGCCTGCTGTCGCCCGCCGACCTTGTCCGCAATCGCTTCTACGAGCTGCGCCTTGTTCACGTCTTCCCCTTCGGAGACATCGCCAGAACGAAAGTGTTCAAGCTTTTTCGCACGTTAGGCAGATATATACCGCAAATCAAACACGAAACGGGCTTATCACCCTTGTGCCGCAACGAACTCGGCAGTCACGGAGTTCCTTCAGCGTTCCCCTGTGGGCATTCGACCCTCGTCGAGGTCCGTCATGAAGCTCTCCAGACGCCTTGCCGCGTCGGCGAGATCGTGCTTGGCCACGGCCGTAATGACCAGCAGCTTCCGGGTCAGCGCCATCCGTACGCCCTCCGGGACTTGCAGTGCGCGCACTCTTGCGTGCGCTTCCTTTAGTTGGCTCGCGACCGCCGTATAGAGCTTGAGTTGGCCGTCGTGTTCCATGCACAGATTGTGCCATCTGGGGCGAGTTGTCGCCTGCGCAGGGGGCAACTACCGTCTCCCGGGGGCTTGGGGAGCACCCCCGTCCGATGCCGCACCATGATGCGTGTACCCCGGCAATCACCTTTGTAACTAGGGGAGTTGAAACCTTTCTGCACATGACTTCGAAGGTTCACGGACCCGGACATGGCAGTACCCCCAACCGTGCACGATTGGGGGTACCTGGAGGTGTCGCGGTGGCTGGAATCCGCCCCGCGCGGGCCGGTCACGAGGGGGCCCGCGGGGTGGGTCAGACCTTCTGCGTCCTCGGCTTGTACGAGGGGCGCTTGGCCTCGTACGTGGCGATGTCGGCCTCGTTCTGGAGGGTGATGGAGATGTCGTCCAGCCCGTTCAGCAGCCGCCAGCGGGAGTTCTCGTCCAGCTCGAAGGAGGCGG
Coding sequences:
- a CDS encoding NAD(P)H-dependent glycerol-3-phosphate dehydrogenase → MSKPVKAAVFGTGSWGTAFGMVLADAGCDTVLWGRRPDLADAVNSTRTNPGYLPGVELPQNLRATTDPAEAADDADFTVLAVPSQTLRGNLADWAGLLAPGTVLVSLMKGVELGSAMRMSEVVEDVAKVGQDRIAVVTGPNLAREIASRMPAASVVACTDEAVARRLQTACHTPYFRPYTNTDVVGCELGGAVKNVIGLAVGIADGMGLGDNAKGSLITRGLAETTRLGLAMGADPLTFSGLAGLGDLVATCSSPLSRNHTFGTNLGRGMTLQETIAVTKQTAEGVKSCESVLDLARRHGVDMPITETVVGIVHEGKPPVVALKELMSRSAKPERR
- a CDS encoding DUF3515 domain-containing protein translates to MNSSRHRHPACLGLPVLAVSLIAVAGCSSADDGGSAAVPSPSPDAAVTKLCRNLDESLPKKVDGESRRDPEPASALTAGWGSPAIILRCGVAQPPKMIDPGVAEGRDADAVAGAVNGVDWLMEKREDGSYRFTTANRSAYVEVTVSEGRAREDTSAILVGLAPAIKKAIPEGIAS
- a CDS encoding thiamine-phosphate kinase; this translates as MKGTVGELGEFGLIRELTSRLTTTPAVRVGPGDDAAVVAAPDRRVVASTDLLLEGRHFRRDWSTAYDVGRKAAAQNLADIAAMGAVPTALLLGLVAPAELPVTWATELMDGLRDECQVAGAAVVGGDVVRGDTIMISITALGDLRNHEPVTRGGAQPGDVVAVTGWLGWSAAGYAVLSRGFRSPRAFVEAHRRPEPPYHAGPAAADLGATAMCDVSDGLIADLGHIAEASKCRIDIRSGAIDIPSQMNDIGQAVGVDPIQWVLTGGEDHAIVATFPPDVKLPARWKVIGEVLNPSALPQVTVDGAPWTSKGGWDHFGDIES
- a CDS encoding lysophospholipid acyltransferase family protein translates to MSRRRIGFWYRFAAVLCKPPLVVLIKRDWRGMENIPADGGFITAVNHNSHVDPFAYAHFQYNSGRVPRFLAKSGLFSRGFVGAAMRGTGQIPVYRESTDALSAFRAAIAAVERGECVAFYPEGTLTRDPNGWPMTGKTGAARVALQTRCPVIPVAQWGANELLPPYARKPNLLPRKTHHVLAGPPVDLSRFYDREMTPDLLKDATEVIMAAVTRQLEEIRGEKAPETPYDPKLERVEQRRRTARAVVHHQKQRQRGTVQRVAEHQEEGQGK
- the cofC gene encoding 2-phospho-L-lactate guanylyltransferase: MQWTLVVPLKPLARAKSRLSDTAADGVRPGLALAFAQDTVAAALAATAVGGVVVVTDDPLAARELAALGARTVPEDPRDSLRDGLNAALRHGTAVTRAIRPRSPVAALNADLPALRPEELTRVLNAAAAFPRSFLPDAAGTGTTLLTAAPGRELSPAFGPDSRLRHRRSGAVELALDAVDSVRQDVDTGGDLRAALALGVGPRTAAAAARLLIPGQ
- a CDS encoding HU family DNA-binding protein, with translation MNKAQLVEAIADKVGGRQQAADAVDAVLDAIVRAVVAGDRVSVTGFGSFEKVDRPARYARNPQTGERVRVKKTSVPRFRAGQGFKDLVSGSKKLPRGGEVAVKKAPKGSLSGGASATVKKAAAKKSTAKKTTTRKTTATAKKATAAAKKTTAKKSTAKKATSKTAAAKKTTAKKTSAAAKKTAAKSAPAKKATAKKAPAKKSTARKTTAKKTAARQQ
- a CDS encoding D-alanine--D-alanine ligase family protein, translated to MSSENLPQSPEQPSRKPRVAVVFGGRSSEHGISVVTAGAVLRAIDRTKYDVLPIGITRDGSWFLTADEPERMAITDRRTPSVEELAESREGGVVLPVDPANREVVYSEPGSVPKALGEVDVVFPVLHGPYGEDGTLQGMLELSGVPYVGSGVLASAVGQDKEYMKRVFTSFGLKVGPYVVIRPREWQLDESAARKKIIDLAGEHGWPLFVKPARAGSSIGITKVDDLACLDEAIAEAQRHDPKILVEAALRGREIECGVLEFDDGPRASVPAEIPPPEAHAYYDFEAKYIDSTPGLVPAPLTPDETAEVRRLAVDAFEAASCEGLVRADFFLTEDGEFVINEINTLPGFTPISMYPAMWKASGIEYPELVDRLIQAALRRSTGLR
- a CDS encoding Lrp/AsnC ligand binding domain-containing protein; this encodes MVQAYILIQTEVGKASTVADTISKLPGVIQAEDVTGPYDVIVRAQADTVDDLGRLVVAKVQQVDGITRTLTCPVVHL